Proteins encoded by one window of Antechinus flavipes isolate AdamAnt ecotype Samford, QLD, Australia chromosome 4, AdamAnt_v2, whole genome shotgun sequence:
- the C4H6orf226 gene encoding uncharacterized protein C6orf226 homolog, whose amino-acid sequence MQPSPRAGENPDPDPMGTKNPGPVSAREEDPAPSPAVVDNVMPRVPGPPAREEEGGPSLLGDADRAEDPRCPEVEQAGPTRPCALDQGPALPKAKREVPEPSRAVSLSEILRLVQQGQDIPGLEKLHITATCREPTASRIPRRPKPWETRLPASPAVPSP is encoded by the coding sequence ATGCAGCCCAGCCCGAGGGCAGGGGAGAACCCGGACCCCGACCCGATGGGAACGAAGAACCCTGGGCCCGTCTCTGCAAGAGAAGAGGACCCGGCCCCCAGCCCTGCTGTGGTGGATAATGTGATGCCCCGTGTCCCCGGGCCTCCGGCTCGGGAGGAGGAAGGTGGCCCTAGCCTCCTCGGAGATGCTGATCGGGCAGAAGACCCGCGCTGCCCTGAGGTTGAGCAGGCGGGACCGACTCGCCCCTGCGCCCTGGACCAGGGCCCGGCGCTGCCCAAGGCGAAGAGGGAGGTTCCGGAACCGTCCCGTGCCGTGTCTCTTTCGGAGATTCTGCGGCTGGTCCAGCAAGGGCAGGACATTCCCGGGCTGGAGAAGCTGCACATTACGGCCACCTGCAGGGAGCCCACCGCATCGCGCATCCCCCGGAGGCCCAAGCCTTGGGAAACCCGGCTTCCGGCCAGCCCCGCCGTGCCCTCGCCCTAG
- the RPL7L1 gene encoding 60S ribosomal protein L7-like 1 isoform X1, with the protein MAEPEPRRKIPLVPENLLKKRKAYQALKATQAKQALLEKRKQKKGTQLKFRRLESFVHESHRVSRDVARLRRLVSKPGCYVLKDAHRLAFVVRMERINGVSNQVTKTIEELRLKKIYSGVFVKITPGSLKKLRIIEPYVAWGYPNLKSVRELILKRGQARINNKKVSLTDNTLIEEHLGKFGIICLEDVIHEICSVGEHFSQVSRFLCPFPLSVARHAAKNRVGFLKEMGKPGYRGESINQIIRQLN; encoded by the exons ATGGCGGAGCCTGA GCCCAGAAGAAAGATTCCTTTGGTTCCAGAGAATCTTCTGAAGAAGAGGAAAGCCTACCAAGCACTCAAAGCTACTCAGGCTAAGCAAGCACTTTTGGAAAAGAGGAAG CAAAAAAAGGGGACTCAGCTCAAATTCAGACGACTGGAATCATTTGTTCATGAATCCCATCGTGTATCCCGTGACGTAGCTCGACTCAGGCGCCTGGTTTCAAAGCCTGGGTGTTATGTGCTAAAGGATGCACATCGTCTGGCCTTTGTGGTTCGAATGGAGAG GATTAATGGAGTGAGTAACCAGGTGACAAAGACAATAGAGGAACTTCGTCTGAAGAAAATTTATAGTGGCGTCTTTGTTAAAATCACCCCAGGTTCCTTAAAGAAACTTCGAATTATAGAACCTTATGTGGCTTGGGG ATATCCTAATCTAAAATCTGTCCGTGAGCTTATTCTGAAACGAGGACAAGCCAGGATAAATAATAAGAAAGTCTCCCTAACAGATAATACTCTGATTGAAGAGCATCTAG GGAAGTTCGGTATCATTTGCCTAGAAGATGTCATCCATGAAATCTGCTCAGTGGGGGAACATTTCTCTCAGGTTTCGAGGTTTCTGTGTCCTTTCCCCCTGTCTGTGGCCCGCCATGCTGCTAAGAACAGAGTGGGCTTTCTCAAGGAAATGGGCAAACCTGGCTACAGAGGTGAAAGCATCAATCAGATCATTCGGCAGCTGAACTAG
- the RPL7L1 gene encoding 60S ribosomal protein L7-like 1 isoform X2: MPRRKIPLVPENLLKKRKAYQALKATQAKQALLEKRKQKKGTQLKFRRLESFVHESHRVSRDVARLRRLVSKPGCYVLKDAHRLAFVVRMERINGVSNQVTKTIEELRLKKIYSGVFVKITPGSLKKLRIIEPYVAWGYPNLKSVRELILKRGQARINNKKVSLTDNTLIEEHLGKFGIICLEDVIHEICSVGEHFSQVSRFLCPFPLSVARHAAKNRVGFLKEMGKPGYRGESINQIIRQLN; encoded by the exons AT GCCCAGAAGAAAGATTCCTTTGGTTCCAGAGAATCTTCTGAAGAAGAGGAAAGCCTACCAAGCACTCAAAGCTACTCAGGCTAAGCAAGCACTTTTGGAAAAGAGGAAG CAAAAAAAGGGGACTCAGCTCAAATTCAGACGACTGGAATCATTTGTTCATGAATCCCATCGTGTATCCCGTGACGTAGCTCGACTCAGGCGCCTGGTTTCAAAGCCTGGGTGTTATGTGCTAAAGGATGCACATCGTCTGGCCTTTGTGGTTCGAATGGAGAG GATTAATGGAGTGAGTAACCAGGTGACAAAGACAATAGAGGAACTTCGTCTGAAGAAAATTTATAGTGGCGTCTTTGTTAAAATCACCCCAGGTTCCTTAAAGAAACTTCGAATTATAGAACCTTATGTGGCTTGGGG ATATCCTAATCTAAAATCTGTCCGTGAGCTTATTCTGAAACGAGGACAAGCCAGGATAAATAATAAGAAAGTCTCCCTAACAGATAATACTCTGATTGAAGAGCATCTAG GGAAGTTCGGTATCATTTGCCTAGAAGATGTCATCCATGAAATCTGCTCAGTGGGGGAACATTTCTCTCAGGTTTCGAGGTTTCTGTGTCCTTTCCCCCTGTCTGTGGCCCGCCATGCTGCTAAGAACAGAGTGGGCTTTCTCAAGGAAATGGGCAAACCTGGCTACAGAGGTGAAAGCATCAATCAGATCATTCGGCAGCTGAACTAG